In Acinetobacter wanghuae, the sequence CACCACCGCGTGCAAGACGAATAACAACCATGATAGAACCTTATAGTTTTTACGGATTATCCCTGTATCGACCACCGATACACTTCAAACCCCTTTCATAGAGGGCAACATTTTACGCGAACTTTGCCCTGAATGAAAGATCAATCCTTGTTTGGCTACAATTTTGATTTTGACAATTATTCATCCCAGCTAGAGGTTGAAGAAAGAGAACATACTGCTGCACCTTTAACCCAACATTTTTCACCACGATGATTTAATGCCACCATACCAGTACTACTTTGAGAATTCTGTGGGGTCGCGACTAATGTCCATCCATTGCGGGTAACATTTTCTAACGTCATCTCATAAAACACTGTACCCTGACTTGGGTATTTCACAGTCATTGATCGTCCTAGATCAGCTAATGTCATTGGAGTATTATTAATTAAATACCCACCTTTTACTGCTTTATATTTTTGTAGATCTCCGGCAATTATCATCATTTCGGCTTTTACTTCTGCGCGACTGACTTTTTGCTTATACTGTGTATAAGATGGATAAGCAATTGCTGCTAAAATAGCGATAATAGCAACTACAATCATGAGTTCAATCAATGTAAATCCTTTGGTATTACCAAGATTCATAATCCCCCCCACAATCATTATATCCCTTTACAGCATCTATAGTTCTTGTCATACAGCGAATACCTGTACTTGATAGTAAAAGATCATAATTCCGCGGTTGTTTTAGCGCCCCACTATGACTACTACGCTCCGCCTTGATCACCCAATTTTGCCCCAAGACAGTTGTATCTGTTAAAGGTTTTTTAGACTCTTGATCAACTAGTGTAATTTTATACAATGCAGAAGTTGCATTGCTTCCAATAGGCAAATATAACTCACCTGTAGAAGCATCGTAACCTGAATATAAATAAGTCGCATTAAACCCTTTATAGCTAAAGTTTTTATTTTTAAAGCGTTCCAGCTCAGCAGAAAGTCGTAAGACTTCCTGCTGAGCTTTTTTTAAATCTTTACGTTCTATATAAGTTCGATAATTGGGATAGGCAATTGCAGAAATTATTGCAATGACTATTACCGCTATCATCAACTCTATAAGGGTAAATCCATTATTTTTTTTCATGATCGACCCTATTGAGCTTCATACCAACGCAGCTGTTTTAGTTTTACAGCATTATCAAATAATTGACATTGAGGTAGATTCTTATTGACTGGCAATGCACAATCAACAGGCGTTGGATTATCACGATTCACAATTAAGCCCAACGTACTAATTTTATTGCCATACCCCTGGCCAATACCTGTACCCAAAATACCTGCGCCTAGTTTTACACGGTTAGGTGATGTTGTACCTGTTGTATAGAAATCACATTTACCATAAGGTAAGCAATATTGATACAGATAAGAATCCCCTTTTACACCTCCGCCACAGCTTCCAGAGATACCTGTCCCATCCTTGTGGAATACATTGACATATAACATACCATCTAATGCATATATATCATTCATACCTTTATATGAGCCTGATGTACTTGAAAATGAATGTTTCCAACCAGCATTAAACATATTGCCGGTTTTTCTTGGTACAGCACCACCAATAGTTAAGCTTTTGAGTGTGTTTGCTTTAGTTGTATTTAAACTATAGTCGGCTGCATAAAGGTCTTTAGCAATAACATCATTATCATAAACAACAAAAACACCATCATTAGCACTTTGTGTACTATCTGCTAACGGAGCACTTCTATTTCCTGAACTAAATGCAACTGCTGCAAAAAGCCCTCCTGTGTCAGTATCCGTATGCACCGAAACACTTGGCATCTCATAGAAACGTGGACTTAAACCATTTAATT encodes:
- a CDS encoding type IV pilin protein — translated: MNLGNTKGFTLIELMIVVAIIAILAAIAYPSYTQYKQKVSRAEVKAEMMIIAGDLQKYKAVKGGYLINNTPMTLADLGRSMTVKYPSQGTVFYEMTLENVTRNGWTLVATPQNSQSSTGMVALNHRGEKCWVKGAAVCSLSSTSSWDE
- a CDS encoding type IV pilin protein yields the protein MKKNNGFTLIELMIAVIVIAIISAIAYPNYRTYIERKDLKKAQQEVLRLSAELERFKNKNFSYKGFNATYLYSGYDASTGELYLPIGSNATSALYKITLVDQESKKPLTDTTVLGQNWVIKAERSSHSGALKQPRNYDLLLSSTGIRCMTRTIDAVKGYNDCGGDYESW